A stretch of the Panicum virgatum strain AP13 chromosome 9N, P.virgatum_v5, whole genome shotgun sequence genome encodes the following:
- the LOC120689395 gene encoding UDP-glycosyltransferase 92A1-like, translating into MIYHGLTCLVFTRILMPLSGCAVSPESRLETSAWLSTSAHHFATLPRTNGGGLVINTSEEIEPKGLHLIRKLSGLPTFAVGPLTGGRAPSSEDTARDEDSCIKFLDSKPAASVLYVSFGSQNTIPASQMMELERGLEASGRPFIWAVRPPVEFDGTEEFRAEWLPDGFEDRVAAAAQGVVVRRWAPQVAILAHASTGAFLSHCGWNSVLESLWHGVPVVGWPLLADQVFDSRMLEELGVGMEVASGRMFGGLGKGVGAPNAGDTETNTVQSSD; encoded by the exons ATGATTTATCACGGCCTGACGTGCCTTGTTTTTACAAGAATTCTGATGCCTTTGAGTGGATGTGCGGTGTCTCCAGAGTCGAGACTCGAGACGAGTGCCTGGCTGTCCACTTCGGCTCACCATTTTGCCACGCTACCCCGCACAAACGGAGGCGGTCTCGTCATCAACACCTCGGAAGAGATCGAGCCGAAAGGTCTCCACCTCATCAGGAAGCTCTCGGGGCTGCCGACGTTCGCCGTCGGTCCCCTCACCGGCGGCCGAGCACCTTCGTCGGAGGACACCGCACGAGACGAGGACTCGTGCATCAAGTTCCTGGACTCCAAGCCGGCGGCGTCCGTCCTGTACGTGTCGTTCGGGTCGCAGAACACGATCCCGGCGTCGCAGATGATGGAGCTGGAGCGGGGGCTGGAGGCCAGCGGGCGGCCGTTCATCTGGGCGGTGCGGCCGCCGGTGGAGTTCGACGGGACGGAGGAGTTCCGCGCCGAGTGGCTCCCCGACGGCTTCGAGGAccgcgtcgcggcggcggcgcagggcgtgGTGGTGCGGCGGTGGGCGCCGCAGGTGGCCATCCTGGCGCACGCGTCCACGGGCGCGTTCCTGAGccactgcgggtggaactcggTGCTGGAGAGCCTGTGGCACGGCGTGCCGGTGGTGGGCTGGCCGCTCCTCGCCGACCAGGTGTTCGACTCCCGCATGCtggaggagctcggcgtcgGCATGGAGGTGGCGTCCGGGAGGATGTTCGGCGGGCTGGGCAAGGGTGTGGGAGCAC CAAATGCTGGTGATACAGAAACAAATACCGTGCAATCATCAGACTGA
- the LOC120690342 gene encoding beta-glucuronosyltransferase GlcAT14A-like produces MQPAAAAAPSALPSSVFPKDPRPLPCLLLASLLLLLLLHLLSSPAALPPPPPPRLAPLPITAAAVASAGPAPPALAFLLAGSAGDADRLLRLLLATYHPRNTYLLLLDRAASDADRARLARNARAAPGRDNVHVVGDPGFANPRGSSALAATLHGAALLLRVGHGWDWFVHLDAADYPLVTPDDLLHVLSYLPKDLNFIQHSSYIGWKEARQIRPIIVDPGLYLSSRNDIFYATQKRDLPNAYKLFTGSSSVILSRKFVQYCIVGMDNLPRTLLMYYTNMPLPHRKYFQTVLCNSPEFNRTVVNHDLHYSTWDASSKNEPRLLTMADVENMTKSGAAFGTRFPKDDPVLDHIDAQILQRLPGEYVAGGWCVGVGHDSPCDVPGNLDVLRPGPAAAKLAKFLAARLSYRSFYSQQCIWD; encoded by the exons ATGCaacccgccgcggcggccgcgccctccgcccTGCCGTCCAGCGTCTTCCCCAAGGACCCCCGCCCgctcccctgcctcctcctcgcttccctcctcctgctcctgctcctgcacctcctctcctcccccgctgccttgccgccgccgccgccgccccgcctcgcgcCGCTCCCGATcaccgccgcggccgtcgcctccgccggccCGGCCCCGCCCGCGCTCGCGTTCCTCCTCGCGGGATCCGCGGGCGACGCCGACCgcctcctgcggctgctgctcgccacctaCCACCCCCGCAACACTTACCTCCTCCTGCTCGACCGCGCCGCCTCGGACGCCGACCGCGCGCGGCTCGCACGGAATGCGCGGGCCGCCCCCGGCCGCGACAACGTCCACGTCGTCGGGGACCCCGGCTTCGCCAACCCGCGCGGCTcgtccgcgctcgccgccacgCTGCACGGCGCCGCGCTGCTGCTGAGGGTCGGCCACGGATGGGACTGGTTCGTGCACCTCGACGCCGCGGACTACCCGCTCGTCACCCCCGATG ACCTCCTGCATGTTTTGTCATACTTACCAAAGGATCTCAACTTCATTCAGCATAGCAGCTACATTGGTTGGAAGGA GGCAAGACAAATAAGGCCAATTATTGTTGATCCTGGTCTATATCTTTCATCCAGGAATGACATATTTTATGCCACCCAAAAGCGTGATCTACCAAATGCATATAAACTATTTACAG GCTCTTCTTCTGTTATCCTCTCTCGGAAATTTGTTCAATATTGTATCGTCGGTATGGATAATCTGCCAAGAACTCTGCTGATGTACTACACTAACATGCCCCTACCACACAGGAAGTATTTCCAGACAGTTCTTTGCAACTCCCCTGAATTTAACAGGACTGTAGTTAACCATGACCTGCACTATTCAACTTGGGACGCATCTTCCAAGAATGAGCCCCGACTACTCACTATGGCTGATGTAGAAAATATGACCAAAAGTGGTGCAGCCTTTGGGACTAGATTTCCAAAGGATGATCCTGTTCTCGATCACATCGATGCGCAAATTTTACAGCGCCTACCTGGAGAGTACGTTGCAGGAGGGTGGTGTGTAGGTGTTGGGCATGACAGTCCATGCGATGTTCCAGGCAACCTAGATGTGCTTAGACCTGGACCTGCAGCTGCAAAACTTGCGAAGTTCCTTGCTGCAAGACTGTCATATAGGAGCTTTTATTCCCAACAATGTATATGGGATTGA